ccgccgccttcTTCTTCTTTTTCGTCTTCTCCACGGCGTCGTCGTGCGTCTTCTCGTGGTGCCGCTTGTGGTCCAACCGCACGAACTTCTTCTCACACTGCACGCACTGGTACGGTTTGTCGGCCGAGTGGCTGGACATGAAGTGCCGGTCAAGATCGTTTTTGAAGTTGAAGCTTTTGGTGCACACGGTGCACGGGAACGCCTTGTTGCTGTCGTTGTGCCGGAGCTCGTGCACCTGCAGCTGCTTGTGCTCGCCAAACCGCTTGCCGCACACGCCGCACCGGTACGGCTTTTCGCCGCTGTGGAACCGCTGGTCGTGCTGGGTCTTGTAACACTTGTCCGTGAAGTCCTTGTTGCAAAGGTCGCACGAGACGCGCGTGGCTTTCCGGAACTTTTTGGCCAGCGACGAGTGCGACGACGACAATTCCGCGCAGCTGCCGTTAAAGTTTGGCGGCGAACCAGTGTCCAGGTCGACGGAACCGCCGCTGTCGCTGACCATCGTGTCCTCGTCGTGATGCTGCGGCGGCAAAGGCACCGCTGGTGGCGGCGATTGCGGCGATATGGGCGCGACCACCAGCAGGCCTTGGTACTGAGGGTGATAGTGGTGCATTTGTTGGTGGTGTTGAAGGTGATGATGGTGATGATCAATGCTCGAGTCCGGGCTGGCCATCGGTGTGTCGTCAACGCTGTTGTATTCCACCTGTTCGACGGGTTCCAGTTTGATGTTGCGCTGCTGCAGCACGTGCAACTGGCGCTGATGGTTTTGCTGCGGCTGTTGTTGGTACTGGGACGGCGGCACCGTCGTGGACGGCTGTTGATATTCGACGGTTCtctggtggtggtggtggtgcgACGGCGGCAGAGGCGGCAGCTGGTGTTGATGTTGATTGCGGGCGATCGCGTTGCCGTGATGGTACGGCTGTTCCAGCTGATTCGGTTGCTGATGGTGGTGGATATGGTAGACATGGCCACCACGGCCGTTATTGTCGGGCATAGTGGTGTACAAATCCGTGTTGGTAGTTGTTTGGATCATAGAACCCTGGGTGGTGTATGGCTGGATGGTATCCGTGATCTGGTGGTGCAGGTATGCCGAAAGCGCTTGTTGACCCGCCGTCGACTGCCGGTGGCCGGGGAACGACGTGGCCGGGTGGAGGGACGCCGTACGGACCACCGTTAGGTCCGCCCGGTATttgttgctgttgttgttggGATAAGAAGAAGTTTGCATCTCGTCCGTGAAACCTGCCGTACtgctgttgttgctgttgctgctgctgctgctgttgctgacCGGCCGGCGGGCCGGTAGGAATTGGGTTCCCCCCAAACTGTCCGAGAGGCTTGCTGTCAGGTTTGGGGGAGTCAGCTCTAAAAAAGAATCGGTGTTGAACGATGACGTGGACGTGACGGGGCGGAAGTCGGCTGGCATCATCATGGACGACTGTTGCTTGTGCAACGACGACCCGttctgctgctgctgcttgAGCTTCTGTTGCGCTACGTATGCCGGATCCCGGTACGGATGATAGTGATGTTTCATGGGCAAAAGCGCGGGATCTGGTTTGCCGCTCTGCTTGACCGCGTTCTTGTGCAACTGCGTGCCGTAGTGCCGTTTCAGGTGACCCGAACTGGTGAACCATTTGTCGCATGCCGGACACTCGTAAGTCTTGGCGCGCCGGGCCTCGTTCGACTTCCACGACCCGTTTCCTTTGGTCCCGGACCCGGacccaccgccgccgccgccgctccCGCCTCCGCCGGGCTGTTG
This sequence is a window from Rhopalosiphum maidis isolate BTI-1 chromosome 1, ASM367621v3, whole genome shotgun sequence. Protein-coding genes within it:
- the LOC113548453 gene encoding myb-like protein AA isoform X1 — its product is MPEISNSRFYTVSGGGTMPYLLPAHVVMEMQISNASEFPLYHSMATGPHSFQLPGAIPPVTTIPSYKNTMFPDRLGGFYYDSAGVTHAMPAERCDRCYVELSMISSGHHFGKKLCGMCAAKEQQVSPKVETEILDLDSQQVMSQQQQQQQQQQQQQQQQDTKAFLQHGVVVPPGYDRPPQPPPPPPPAVEWPGYFQPQQNTLSGEHLSPDYNNVSTTTTTPPTMMGGSPPSDMQQQQQYQANFDGGGYAVDSNQQPGGGGSGGGGGGSGSGTKGNGSWKSNEARRAKTYECPACDKWFTSSGHLKRHYGTQLHKNAVKQSGKPDPALLPMKHHYHPYRDPAYVAQQKLKQQQQNGSSLHKQQSSMMMPADFRPVTSTSSFNTDSFLELTPPNLTASLSDSLGGTQFLPARRPVSNSSSSSNSNNSSTAGFTDEMQTSSYPNNNSNKYRADLTVVRTASLHPATSFPGHRQSTAGQQALSAYLHHQITDTIQPYTTQGSMIQTTTNTDLYTTMPDNNGRGGHVYHIHHHQQPNQLEQPYHHGNAIARNQHQHQLPPLPPSHHHHHQRTVEYQQPSTTVPPSQYQQQPQQNHQRQLHVLQQRNIKLEPVEQVEYNSVDDTPMASPDSSIDHHHHHLQHHQQMHHYHPQYQGLLVVAPISPQSPPPAVPLPPQHHDEDTMVSDSGGSVDLDTGSPPNFNGSCAELSSSHSSLAKKFRKATRVSCDLCNKDFTDKCYKTQHDQRFHSGEKPYRCGVCGKRFGEHKQLQVHELRHNDSNKAFPCTVCTKSFNFKNDLDRHFMSSHSADKPYQCVQCEKKFVRLDHKRHHEKTHDDAVEKTKKKKKAAAAAADMTSGRYGGQQLQHAEDQS
- the LOC113548453 gene encoding myb-like protein AA isoform X2 translates to MEMQISNASEFPLYHSMATGPHSFQLPGAIPPVTTIPSYKNTMFPDRLGGFYYDSAGVTHAMPAERCDRCYVELSMISSGHHFGKKLCGMCAAKEQQVSPKVETEILDLDSQQVMSQQQQQQQQQQQQQQQQDTKAFLQHGVVVPPGYDRPPQPPPPPPPAVEWPGYFQPQQNTLSGEHLSPDYNNVSTTTTTPPTMMGGSPPSDMQQQQQYQANFDGGGYAVDSNQQPGGGGSGGGGGGSGSGTKGNGSWKSNEARRAKTYECPACDKWFTSSGHLKRHYGTQLHKNAVKQSGKPDPALLPMKHHYHPYRDPAYVAQQKLKQQQQNGSSLHKQQSSMMMPADFRPVTSTSSFNTDSFLELTPPNLTASLSDSLGGTQFLPARRPVSNSSSSSNSNNSSTAGFTDEMQTSSYPNNNSNKYRADLTVVRTASLHPATSFPGHRQSTAGQQALSAYLHHQITDTIQPYTTQGSMIQTTTNTDLYTTMPDNNGRGGHVYHIHHHQQPNQLEQPYHHGNAIARNQHQHQLPPLPPSHHHHHQRTVEYQQPSTTVPPSQYQQQPQQNHQRQLHVLQQRNIKLEPVEQVEYNSVDDTPMASPDSSIDHHHHHLQHHQQMHHYHPQYQGLLVVAPISPQSPPPAVPLPPQHHDEDTMVSDSGGSVDLDTGSPPNFNGSCAELSSSHSSLAKKFRKATRVSCDLCNKDFTDKCYKTQHDQRFHSGEKPYRCGVCGKRFGEHKQLQVHELRHNDSNKAFPCTVCTKSFNFKNDLDRHFMSSHSADKPYQCVQCEKKFVRLDHKRHHEKTHDDAVEKTKKKKKAAAAAADMTSGRYGGQQLQHAEDQS